One genomic segment of Rivularia sp. PCC 7116 includes these proteins:
- a CDS encoding integrase, translating to MKQVHQEDIDDLFDEFEVPASTDGSYMGTQNQVKATQEYMDKKIEEKLKDINARLKASKSKVSIKRVGNTLQLRATLPLKPGDTNKSGRSKKQYFISLGIPANLNGLKTAEEEAYELGKLIARKCFEWNDKYLGQNANPQVFKTFEQVLETLESEYFSTRKRTIKSEHSFWHLYKRYKQYFESDLPVTSENIIKIIQSITSPTSRDQAIRIARVFSKIHGIEVNFKDLKLPVVPNDRYIPSDIEIIEAFERYQEKGQNSKVRKDYRNSWKLHRLIFGLIATYGLRPREVFNQPDLDWFLNDENTDNIWKVHKSNKTGYREVLPFVPEWVELFELKNPEAICLLKEKIQKITSFQELSHLVQTNARWFRRILDLPFEPYDLRHACAIRAHIQGLPIKASADNLGHSVEMHTKVYHRWFSLENRKQVMKSAINKKSREQLEAENIRLIAENQRLKNELDKLQQISSYPKAIAQPEMPLP from the coding sequence ATGAAACAGGTGCATCAAGAGGATATAGATGATTTATTTGATGAATTTGAAGTTCCAGCAAGTACCGACGGAAGCTACATGGGTACGCAGAATCAAGTTAAGGCAACGCAAGAGTATATGGATAAAAAGATTGAAGAGAAGTTGAAGGATATAAATGCAAGGCTTAAAGCAAGTAAAAGTAAAGTAAGTATCAAAAGAGTAGGAAATACTCTACAGTTAAGGGCTACTCTTCCTTTGAAACCTGGCGATACAAATAAATCGGGGAGAAGTAAAAAGCAATATTTTATTTCTTTAGGTATTCCAGCAAATTTAAATGGTCTAAAAACTGCTGAAGAAGAAGCTTATGAATTAGGTAAACTGATTGCAAGAAAATGTTTTGAATGGAATGATAAGTATTTAGGTCAAAACGCGAATCCGCAGGTATTCAAAACTTTTGAGCAAGTATTAGAAACTTTAGAAAGCGAATATTTTAGTACTAGAAAAAGAACTATTAAAAGCGAACATAGTTTTTGGCATTTATATAAACGATATAAACAATATTTTGAATCAGATTTACCAGTTACAAGCGAAAATATTATTAAAATTATTCAAAGTATTACCTCTCCAACCTCACGCGACCAAGCAATTAGAATTGCGAGAGTATTTTCCAAAATTCATGGGATAGAAGTAAATTTCAAAGACTTAAAATTACCTGTTGTTCCGAATGATAGATATATACCTTCCGATATCGAAATTATAGAAGCTTTTGAAAGATATCAAGAAAAAGGTCAAAATTCAAAAGTAAGAAAGGACTATAGAAATTCCTGGAAGCTACATAGATTAATATTCGGATTAATTGCTACCTACGGTTTAAGACCGCGTGAGGTATTTAATCAGCCAGATTTAGATTGGTTTTTAAATGATGAAAATACTGATAATATTTGGAAAGTTCATAAATCCAATAAAACAGGTTACAGAGAAGTTTTACCTTTTGTACCAGAATGGGTAGAATTATTTGAATTAAAAAATCCAGAAGCTATCTGTTTGCTGAAAGAGAAAATACAAAAAATAACTAGTTTTCAGGAATTATCGCACTTAGTTCAAACTAATGCTCGGTGGTTTAGACGAATTCTAGATTTACCGTTTGAACCTTACGATTTGAGACATGCTTGCGCGATTAGAGCGCATATTCAAGGTTTACCAATCAAAGCATCAGCCGATAATTTAGGACATTCTGTAGAAATGCATACCAAAGTTTATCACCGGTGGTTCTCGTTGGAAAATCGCAAGCAAGTTATGAAATCTGCAATTAACAAAAAATCACGAGAACAATTAGAAGCTGAAAACATCAGATTAATCGCAGAAAATCAACGCCTTAAAAATGAACTGGATAAACTACAGCAGATATCATCTTATCCCAAGGCGATCGCACAACCAGAAATGCCGCTACCATAA
- a CDS encoding type II toxin-antitoxin system RelE/ParE family toxin has product MQYVLAQEATQDLDDILDYFLSHNIDAGERFIQEFNKKCKYLTQFPNIGRSYANLDPMLRGIPVDGYILFYRVFEDNIEIVRVISGYRDLKSVFTDADDE; this is encoded by the coding sequence ATGCAATACGTCTTAGCACAAGAAGCAACTCAAGATTTAGATGATATTTTAGATTATTTCCTAAGTCATAATATTGATGCTGGAGAACGATTTATACAAGAGTTTAATAAAAAATGTAAGTATCTAACACAATTTCCAAATATAGGCAGGAGTTACGCAAATCTTGACCCAATGTTAAGAGGAATACCTGTAGATGGTTATATTTTATTTTACCGGGTATTTGAAGATAATATTGAAATCGTCCGTGTAATTAGCGGCTACCGCGATTTAAAATCTGTATTTACTGATGCAGATGATGAATGA
- a CDS encoding type II toxin-antitoxin system ParD family antitoxin gives MNIQLKPEHEQLIQTRLASGRYENADDVIVKALKLLEKWEKGYQDWEEETRKKIAVGLAQIERGEVVDGEVVMARLQDKIRKARDNEG, from the coding sequence ATGAATATTCAGCTTAAACCCGAACACGAGCAACTAATTCAAACCCGACTTGCAAGTGGTAGATATGAGAATGCAGATGATGTTATCGTCAAAGCGTTAAAATTACTCGAAAAATGGGAGAAGGGTTATCAGGATTGGGAAGAAGAAACCCGAAAAAAAATAGCTGTTGGACTTGCTCAAATAGAACGTGGAGAGGTAGTTGATGGTGAGGTAGTCATGGCGCGATTGCAGGATAAAATACGGAAAGCGCGTGATAACGAAGGGTGA
- a CDS encoding filamentous hemagglutinin N-terminal domain-containing protein translates to MKAQLIPDNSLGKENSTVNPSMERDLIEGGAIRNNNLFHSFKEFNVNPSQKVYFSNPDSITNILTRVTGNNASKILGTLGVDGNANLFLINPKGIIFGENAFLDIAGSLSATTAESIFIDNYEFSAVNLNETPLLKISLTPGLQYGKINPQSEIENRGVLKVGEKQNLTLLGGRVFHQDTGSLIAPGGKVEVSGSDINLKGTVDTRGSNGEVGTLLIDPKNILIEENGNLSGDDISQTLAVNNVVLQANNDITVDDDITGIGTNNLTLEAGRSLTIGENRNIFLTGGSFNAKINDENALPSERDAGIAEFKMNPQSSIITNGGDVNVVSGSFANNSQINTLSAAILSYKINGTSGNINLSAIGDIATGRLISGILNPDDDSSLNAGDININSTNGDILTTDFIFANSLIKAGNITLKAENNINLTAQQAVETGNISSIGGRVAGSINLDGENILSQNVRTLNGILGNGIGNDINVNTKSLTVENGSIIALTFGESNGGNLFINADEEMILRQSSVATNADGGSSGDAGNLTINTKRLTVQRIPSLPSPFGVGIGTRTDTNTTGNSGDLTINATESIEIIGDRPGSFVPQANQVVNSLLRGDDRTGITTSAEGSGMSGKLIIDTSRLIVRDNAAIVTAPFFGGGGDLNISAKEIFLTGEAGIGTGNLFGENAGDLKINAEKVILLNGANIGTASFEQGNAGNLELSVAQLSISNGSTINSATIGEGNGGNLIIKDAQLIEVIGTSEDGSFPSNISASSLGSGNSGNLNITTDKLNVRDGGEITTATDINGIGGNIDINTRTLEINDGRINASTTTPQKGGNININASESIEVIGGGFDKLQENIIIPAFDGNKNSLTLNNFDNGIVTASQGEGDSGNILINTPNFKASNGGLIATTTLNQGAGGDITINASDILEIDNSLLGTGTFTTENSGNIALTARQLIAKGGAQILTTTFDAGKAGNLNVNISDSIDLIDPSEQGFTSGLFATSFQNASGDGGNITVKTGNFNIVDRAAVSVSGEGVGNAGNIDIEALKLFLDNSSITAQSVSGEGGNITLTIADLLLLRNNSTISTRAGTENSGGGNGGNITINGGLVVAAPNENSDINANAFQGNGGNIDITTPGIFGIQFREQTTPQSDITASSEFGIDGDFDLNLQELDITSGLVELPENLTDAADRISAGCPTDEEARFVTSGRGGIPQNPKQTLQNEVVLQDLRNIASTPSTPSTLSSPSQIKEATGWIVNKDGDIEFIADNRIIKQTTFKKDSCQK, encoded by the coding sequence GTGAAGGCTCAATTAATTCCCGATAATAGTTTGGGAAAAGAAAATTCTACTGTCAATCCTTCCATGGAAAGAGATTTAATTGAAGGAGGTGCAATTCGCAATAATAATCTTTTCCATAGTTTTAAAGAATTTAATGTAAATCCTAGCCAAAAAGTTTATTTCAGCAACCCGGATAGTATTACTAATATTCTCACGAGAGTAACTGGAAACAATGCATCGAAGATTCTTGGTACTTTGGGAGTTGATGGTAATGCGAATTTATTTTTAATCAATCCCAAAGGAATTATATTTGGTGAAAACGCTTTTTTAGATATTGCTGGTTCGTTAAGTGCTACTACAGCAGAAAGTATTTTTATTGATAATTATGAATTTAGTGCTGTAAATCTAAATGAAACACCTTTATTAAAGATAAGTCTGACTCCCGGTTTACAATATGGGAAAATTAATCCTCAAAGCGAGATTGAGAATCGAGGTGTTTTAAAAGTAGGTGAAAAACAGAATTTAACGCTTTTGGGTGGAAGAGTTTTTCATCAAGATACAGGTTCCTTAATTGCTCCTGGTGGAAAAGTTGAAGTTTCAGGTTCAGATATTAATTTAAAGGGAACTGTTGATACTCGTGGTTCAAATGGTGAAGTTGGAACTTTGTTAATTGACCCGAAAAATATTTTAATTGAAGAGAATGGTAATTTAAGCGGTGATGATATCAGTCAAACTTTGGCTGTAAATAACGTAGTTTTGCAAGCTAATAACGATATTACCGTTGATGATGATATTACCGGAATTGGTACGAATAATTTAACTTTAGAAGCAGGGCGATCGCTCACTATTGGCGAAAATCGAAATATTTTTTTAACTGGCGGTAGTTTCAACGCTAAAATAAACGATGAAAATGCTTTACCCAGTGAAAGAGATGCGGGGATTGCTGAATTTAAAATGAATCCCCAATCTTCAATCATTACTAATGGTGGAGATGTTAATGTTGTTTCGGGAAGCTTTGCAAATAACAGTCAAATAAATACTTTATCAGCTGCTATTCTCAGTTATAAAATTAATGGTACAAGTGGAAATATCAATCTTTCAGCTATTGGTGATATTGCAACGGGACGTTTGATAAGCGGTATTTTAAATCCGGATGATGATTCTTCCTTGAATGCTGGGGATATCAATATCAATAGTACGAATGGAGATATATTAACTACCGATTTTATATTTGCTAATTCTTTAATTAAAGCGGGAAATATCACTTTAAAAGCAGAAAATAATATAAATCTTACTGCCCAACAAGCTGTAGAAACTGGTAATATCAGTTCGATCGGTGGTAGGGTTGCAGGAAGCATAAATTTAGATGGTGAAAATATATTATCTCAAAACGTCCGCACGCTCAACGGTATTCTTGGAAATGGTATTGGTAACGATATCAATGTTAATACTAAATCATTGACTGTCGAAAATGGTTCTATTATCGCTTTAACTTTTGGTGAAAGTAACGGAGGAAATTTATTTATTAATGCAGATGAGGAAATGATACTCCGTCAAAGTTCAGTAGCTACAAATGCTGATGGAGGTAGTAGCGGTGATGCTGGCAATTTAACTATAAATACAAAACGGTTGACAGTTCAAAGAATACCAAGTTTGCCTTCACCTTTTGGTGTTGGTATTGGTACTAGAACCGATACTAATACCACTGGAAACAGTGGAGATTTAACAATTAACGCTACTGAATCTATAGAAATCATTGGCGATCGCCCTGGAAGTTTTGTACCCCAAGCAAATCAAGTAGTAAATTCGCTGCTTAGAGGAGATGACAGAACGGGAATCACTACATCTGCAGAGGGAAGTGGAATGTCAGGAAAATTAATCATCGATACATCCAGATTGATAGTTCGAGATAATGCTGCAATTGTTACCGCTCCATTTTTTGGAGGAGGAGGGGATTTAAACATTAGTGCAAAGGAAATTTTTTTAACAGGTGAAGCGGGAATTGGAACAGGAAATCTCTTCGGAGAAAATGCTGGAGATTTAAAGATTAATGCTGAAAAAGTTATTTTATTAAATGGTGCGAATATCGGTACAGCCAGTTTTGAGCAAGGTAATGCAGGTAATTTAGAACTTTCAGTAGCACAGCTAAGTATTAGTAATGGTTCTACAATTAATTCAGCAACTATAGGAGAAGGTAATGGTGGAAATTTGATTATCAAAGATGCTCAATTAATAGAAGTTATTGGAACTTCAGAAGATGGAAGTTTTCCTAGTAATATTAGTGCTTCTTCTTTAGGTAGTGGAAATTCTGGAAATTTAAATATTACTACCGATAAGTTAAATGTTCGTGATGGAGGAGAAATTACAACAGCTACCGATATTAATGGGATTGGAGGAAATATTGATATCAATACTCGCACTTTAGAAATAAACGACGGCAGAATTAATGCTTCTACAACAACTCCTCAAAAGGGAGGAAATATCAATATCAACGCTTCCGAATCTATAGAAGTTATTGGTGGGGGATTTGATAAATTACAAGAAAATATTATTATCCCAGCCTTTGACGGTAACAAAAATAGTCTTACCTTAAATAATTTTGATAATGGTATCGTTACCGCTTCCCAAGGAGAAGGTGATTCGGGAAATATCTTAATTAATACTCCTAATTTTAAAGCATCGAATGGCGGTTTAATTGCAACCACTACATTAAATCAAGGAGCGGGAGGAGATATCACCATTAATGCTTCCGATATTTTAGAAATTGATAATTCTCTTCTAGGTACCGGAACATTTACCACCGAAAATTCTGGTAATATTGCTTTAACAGCGCGTCAATTAATTGCAAAGGGAGGCGCACAAATTCTTACTACTACCTTTGATGCAGGGAAAGCGGGTAATCTAAATGTAAATATATCAGATTCAATTGATTTAATCGACCCTTCCGAACAAGGTTTTACTTCTGGGTTATTTGCAACTTCATTTCAAAACGCTTCGGGAGACGGGGGAAATATTACAGTTAAAACCGGGAATTTTAATATTGTTGATAGAGCAGCGGTTTCCGTCAGTGGGGAAGGTGTGGGAAATGCTGGGAATATTGATATTGAAGCTTTGAAATTATTCTTAGATAATAGTTCGATTACCGCTCAAAGTGTTTCTGGTGAAGGTGGGAATATCACACTTACAATTGCAGATTTACTATTATTACGCAATAACAGTACAATCTCAACAAGAGCCGGAACAGAGAATAGCGGTGGTGGAAACGGTGGTAATATTACAATTAACGGTGGTTTAGTTGTTGCTGCACCCAATGAAAACAGCGATATCAACGCTAATGCATTTCAAGGAAACGGTGGAAATATTGATATCACAACACCTGGAATATTTGGAATTCAATTTCGAGAACAAACAACTCCTCAAAGCGATATTACCGCAAGTTCCGAATTTGGAATTGATGGTGATTTCGATTTAAATCTGCAAGAATTAGATATTACATCCGGTTTAGTTGAACTCCCCGAGAATTTAACCGATGCTGCTGATAGAATTAGCGCTGGTTGTCCCACCGACGAAGAAGCAAGGTTTGTAACATCAGGAAGAGGTGGAATACCGCAAAATCCGAAACAAACATTGCAAAACGAAGTTGTTTTACAAGATTTAAGAAATATTGCTTCCACCCCCTCTACCCCTTCTACCCTCTCTTCCCCTTCCCAAATCAAAGAAGCTACCGGATGGATTGTTAACAAAGATGGGGATATTGAATTTATTGCTGATAATCGCATAATTAAACAAACTACTTTTAAGAAAGATAGCTGTCAAAAATAA
- a CDS encoding calcium-binding protein: MSQDSNLPVNSIPLIFGEVFSYVELPVVNFSVDRTVIVEGGEAQLITFNLSEPAPAGGLAIKLRIDDPDGEPGDTDNALELFSNVTDSNNRVENGIFVANITIASGATEATIGIKALTDNKVEGDETYSLTLLDNDNYIVDSASTTITTTIEDFMKPTVSLKIESETVVEDGQAKLIFTLSEPAPNGGLVVNFNVEDSDPGFDEFIFNPEASSNIVEFKNLFQEGDTVAPQIITIAEGATEAILVQDIPDDGILESPETLTYTLDMGEGYKIDSEDNAASFTLVDKSNELPIVSLSPEILIATEGNSLVRNITLDRPVPEGGLTVNLVVTQNTESTIGELNINQEASTGITDSNGLIVDGVALGVTVTLAEGITEALLVADTVADDIPETDEIITLSLADGEDYRANPDQNNLFTVFTDRTVVTLTTDRVNVAEGDTFAWNFSLNQPAPEGGLTLSLPITLNNDPAPGDVIYNVEGSTNIEDFGFITENDVSIGFTLTIPEGETVATLVSQAVVDDVAEFDEIFTTVLADGNDYVANPVSNQVVTTIAEDGVAPPSSAPVVSITPSALISTEGDTFAWDFSLDKPVPSGGLTLSLPITQNNDPAPGDVIYNVEGSTGITDFDFIVEDDISIGFSVTLAEGITQATLVSETVDDDDDLDDSADEIFTTVLADGVDYRANPDSNEVVTVLTREPVVSFTPEQVNVAEGDTFAWNFSLNQPAPEGGLTLSLPITFNNDPEPGDVDYNVEGSTNITDFSFLVVDNVSLGFNVTIAEGATEATLVSQAVADDLEEIDEIFTTILADGANYRANPVSREVVTTIVEQDSSSSTPVVSVTAEPTIFTENGGMGSFVITLSQPAPEEGLKIKFEAVDQDGMQGDSEVALENISDIEIITEGDSPSFIVVEPGATEAKLMFTGIPDGVAEGEELSGFTILEGEGYTIDSNQSSANIIVTDLPIVSLNTEPTNVNEGEQLKFNFEFSEVAPTGGLTVNLDLVEDTDPLPGDITYFVEGSENITDFELLVNESTGLIDGATVTIAEGATSATLLNDIIADNNTEGPESVKFGLASGDYSIDSDENAASFTIVDTSVGGKANVHNAVVNPSFEIPQLPENQFTQTSLGEFIPGWKVFDPDALIGENITDVGAYNPIPNVFASEAPEGENTAYAYSQAPIGSGIFGLTQTLDTQLKANTKYSLQVEVGNAAENNPDDGFNYEGFPGYRVELLAGGKVLARDDNSLSIAEGVFETSTVNFTATETEAFLGQDLGIRLVNLLADSGEDVEFDNVKLFAETVEPVLTTLSLNAQPTNVNEGEQLKFNFELTEAAPTGGLTVNLDLVEDTDPLPGDITYFVEGSENITDFELLVNESTGLIDGATVTIAEGAKSATLLNDIIADNNTEGPESVKFGLASGDYSIDSNDNAASFTIVDTSVANEISGTTQDDNLYGTNAAEIISGVRGDDNISGNGGGDTLIGGRGDDDIYGSFEADKISGGRGDDYIFGNGGNDLIDSGMGFDTVFLGAGEATVILDKGAGFDTIFNFQLGATKLEVSSLDNLNFTDGDSGTEIFQEGDKLAVVAGQSANTFSSNQDMIFAV, encoded by the coding sequence ATGTCCCAGGATTCCAATTTGCCTGTAAATTCAATTCCGCTGATTTTTGGGGAAGTTTTCTCATACGTTGAATTACCTGTAGTTAATTTTAGCGTTGATAGAACGGTAATTGTTGAAGGTGGAGAAGCACAGCTAATTACCTTTAATCTCAGCGAACCAGCACCAGCAGGTGGTTTAGCTATCAAATTGCGGATAGATGACCCCGACGGCGAACCTGGTGATACAGATAATGCCTTAGAACTGTTCAGTAATGTTACTGATTCTAATAATAGGGTAGAGAATGGAATTTTTGTTGCCAATATCACAATTGCATCAGGTGCTACTGAAGCAACAATTGGAATTAAAGCACTTACAGATAACAAAGTAGAGGGTGATGAAACTTATTCTCTAACTTTACTTGATAACGACAATTACATAGTAGATTCAGCTTCAACCACGATTACTACTACTATTGAGGACTTTATGAAACCTACAGTTAGCTTAAAGATTGAATCAGAAACAGTAGTTGAAGACGGACAAGCGAAGTTAATTTTTACTCTTTCTGAACCAGCACCTAATGGTGGTTTAGTTGTCAACTTTAATGTTGAAGATAGCGATCCGGGTTTTGACGAATTTATTTTTAACCCCGAAGCAAGTAGCAACATTGTTGAATTTAAAAATCTTTTCCAAGAGGGAGATACTGTAGCACCACAAATTATAACTATTGCAGAAGGTGCAACAGAAGCAATTTTAGTCCAAGACATTCCCGATGATGGAATCCTAGAGTCACCTGAAACTCTGACCTATACTCTTGATATGGGTGAAGGTTACAAGATTGATTCTGAAGATAACGCCGCTAGCTTTACGCTTGTAGATAAGTCTAATGAATTACCAATAGTCAGTCTTTCTCCAGAAATTTTAATTGCCACTGAAGGAAATTCACTGGTTCGGAATATCACATTAGATCGTCCTGTTCCTGAAGGTGGATTAACTGTAAATTTAGTAGTTACTCAAAATACTGAGTCAACAATAGGCGAGTTAAACATCAACCAAGAAGCTAGCACCGGTATTACCGATTCTAATGGCCTGATCGTAGATGGCGTAGCCCTTGGCGTTACCGTTACCTTGGCTGAGGGTATAACTGAAGCGCTGTTAGTTGCAGATACAGTTGCCGATGATATTCCAGAAACCGACGAAATCATCACTTTATCATTAGCTGATGGGGAGGATTATCGCGCCAATCCCGATCAAAATAACCTTTTTACTGTCTTCACCGACCGAACAGTCGTTACTTTAACCACAGATCGAGTTAACGTTGCTGAAGGAGATACCTTTGCTTGGAATTTCAGTTTAAATCAACCCGCACCCGAAGGTGGATTAACTCTCTCGTTACCCATTACTCTCAATAACGATCCAGCACCCGGAGATGTCATTTACAACGTTGAAGGAAGCACTAATATCGAGGACTTTGGTTTCATCACCGAAAATGATGTGTCCATTGGTTTTACCCTAACGATTCCAGAAGGCGAAACGGTCGCAACATTAGTTTCCCAAGCTGTTGTAGATGATGTAGCAGAATTCGACGAAATTTTCACCACTGTTTTAGCCGATGGGAATGACTATGTTGCTAATCCTGTCAGTAATCAAGTAGTAACAACCATTGCTGAGGATGGTGTTGCTCCTCCTTCTTCTGCACCCGTTGTTAGCATCACTCCATCCGCATTAATTTCCACTGAAGGAGATACATTTGCTTGGGATTTTAGTTTAGATAAACCCGTACCGTCGGGTGGGTTAACTCTCTCATTACCAATTACTCAAAATAACGATCCAGCACCAGGAGATGTAATTTACAACGTTGAAGGCAGTACTGGTATTACCGATTTTGATTTCATTGTCGAAGATGATATATCGATTGGCTTTAGCGTGACTCTAGCAGAAGGCATAACCCAAGCAACATTAGTTTCCGAAACTGTTGATGATGATGACGATCTTGATGATTCTGCTGACGAAATTTTTACTACGGTTTTAGCTGACGGGGTAGATTACAGGGCAAATCCTGACAGTAATGAAGTAGTTACAGTTCTTACCAGAGAACCAGTAGTCAGCTTCACCCCCGAACAAGTTAACGTTGCCGAAGGAGATACCTTTGCTTGGAATTTCAGTTTAAATCAACCCGCTCCCGAAGGTGGATTAACTCTCTCGTTACCCATTACTTTCAATAACGATCCAGAACCAGGAGATGTAGATTACAACGTTGAAGGTAGTACTAATATTACCGACTTTAGTTTCCTCGTGGTAGATAACGTATCCCTTGGTTTTAATGTAACTATTGCTGAAGGTGCTACGGAAGCGACATTAGTTTCGCAAGCTGTTGCAGACGATCTTGAAGAAATCGACGAGATTTTCACCACTATTTTAGCCGATGGGGCAAATTACAGAGCTAATCCTGTCAGCCGGGAAGTGGTTACAACGATTGTAGAGCAAGATTCATCTTCTTCTACACCAGTTGTTAGTGTCACAGCAGAGCCAACTATTTTTACTGAAAATGGTGGGATGGGTTCGTTTGTTATAACTCTCTCGCAACCTGCTCCAGAAGAAGGACTTAAAATTAAATTTGAAGCTGTTGATCAAGATGGGATGCAAGGAGATTCAGAAGTTGCCTTAGAGAATATTAGTGATATTGAAATCATCACCGAAGGCGATAGTCCTAGTTTTATCGTTGTAGAACCAGGAGCAACTGAAGCAAAACTAATGTTTACAGGTATCCCCGACGGTGTAGCAGAAGGAGAAGAACTTTCGGGATTTACTATTTTAGAAGGAGAGGGCTACACCATTGATTCTAACCAGAGTTCGGCAAATATAATTGTCACCGATTTACCCATCGTTAGCTTAAATACAGAACCAACAAACGTAAACGAAGGAGAACAGCTAAAATTCAATTTTGAATTCTCAGAAGTTGCTCCAACTGGTGGTTTAACAGTTAATCTCGATTTAGTTGAAGATACAGATCCATTACCGGGAGATATCACCTACTTTGTAGAAGGTAGCGAGAATATAACTGACTTTGAATTACTTGTTAACGAATCAACTGGGTTAATTGACGGAGCAACCGTAACAATTGCCGAAGGTGCAACCAGCGCAACTTTGTTAAATGACATTATCGCCGATAACAATACCGAAGGACCTGAAAGCGTTAAATTTGGTTTAGCGAGTGGTGATTACAGCATTGATTCTGACGAGAATGCTGCTAGCTTTACGATTGTTGATACTTCTGTTGGTGGTAAGGCGAATGTCCACAACGCTGTCGTTAACCCGAGTTTTGAAATTCCTCAATTACCAGAAAACCAATTTACTCAAACAAGTTTGGGTGAATTTATTCCCGGTTGGAAAGTATTTGACCCAGATGCATTAATTGGTGAAAATATTACCGATGTCGGTGCTTATAATCCAATTCCAAATGTATTTGCTTCAGAAGCTCCAGAAGGAGAAAATACGGCATATGCTTACTCACAAGCACCAATTGGAAGCGGAATATTTGGTTTAACCCAAACTCTCGATACTCAACTAAAAGCTAATACTAAATACTCCTTACAAGTTGAAGTTGGTAACGCTGCTGAAAATAATCCAGACGATGGTTTTAATTATGAGGGCTTCCCCGGTTATCGTGTCGAATTACTTGCAGGTGGAAAAGTTCTTGCTAGAGATGATAATAGTCTGAGCATTGCAGAAGGAGTATTTGAAACTTCTACAGTAAACTTCACTGCTACCGAAACCGAAGCCTTCCTCGGACAAGATTTAGGAATCCGCTTGGTTAACCTTTTAGCAGATTCGGGAGAAGACGTAGAATTTGATAATGTGAAATTATTTGCCGAAACTGTCGAACCTGTTTTAACAACCCTCAGCTTAAATGCACAACCAACAAACGTAAACGAAGGAGAACAGCTAAAATTCAACTTTGAGTTAACAGAAGCTGCTCCAACTGGTGGTTTAACAGTCAATCTTGATTTAGTTGAAGATACAGATCCACTACCCGGAGATATCACCTACTTTGTAGAAGGTAGCGAGAATATAACCGACTTTGAATTACTAGTTAACGAATCAACTGGGTTAATTGATGGAGCAACCGTTACTATTGCTGAAGGTGCGAAGAGCGCAACTTTGTTAAATGATATTATCGCCGATAATAATACAGAAGGACCTGAAAGCGTTAAATTTGGTTTAGCGAGTGGTGATTACAGTATTGATTCTAATGATAACGCTGCTAGCTTTACTATTGTTGATACCTCTGTTGCCAACGAAATATCCGGAACCACCCAAGATGATAATCTCTACGGTACCAATGCTGCTGAAATAATTAGCGGTGTTAGAGGTGACGATAATATTTCCGGTAACGGTGGAGGAGACACCTTAATTGGTGGAAGAGGTGACGACGATATTTACGGTAGTTTTGAAGCTGATAAAATTAGCGGTGGTAGAGGTGATGATTACATCTTTGGAAACGGTGGTAACGACTTAATTGACTCCGGTATGGGATTCGATACCGTATTCCTTGGTGCTGGAGAAGCTACCGTTATTTTAGATAAAGGTGCAGGTTTCGATACTATTTTCAACTTCCAATTAGGTGCAACGAAATTAGAAGTAAGTAGTTTGGATAATCTCAACTTTACCGATGGTGATTCGGGTACTGAAATCTTCCAAGAAGGTGACAAACTCGCAGTAGTAGCAGGGCAATCTGCAAATACATTTAGCAGCAATCAAGATATGATTTTTGCTGTTTAA